In Streptantibioticus cattleyicolor NRRL 8057 = DSM 46488, a genomic segment contains:
- a CDS encoding metal ABC transporter ATP-binding protein yields MSARIPAQRAAGAADPVRLRGAVAALGGRTVLRGVDLTVRPGEVVALLGANGSGKSTTVKTVVGSVPLRAGTLELFGTPAARFRDWRRIGYVPQRTTAAAGVPASVREVVATGRLSRHRLRPLRRADKAAVEAALAAVGMADRARDGVADLSGGQQQRVLIARALAGGPDLLIMDEPMAGVDLASQRVLADTLRAEVARGASVLLVLHELGPLQPLIDRAVVLRDGRVVHDGPPPAAGPVAGEEHCHTETEPAPGATIVTGPLT; encoded by the coding sequence GTGAGCGCGCGGATACCGGCCCAGCGCGCCGCCGGGGCGGCCGACCCGGTCCGGCTGCGGGGCGCGGTGGCGGCTCTCGGCGGCCGTACCGTGCTGCGCGGCGTCGACCTGACCGTGCGCCCCGGTGAGGTGGTCGCGCTGCTGGGCGCCAACGGCTCGGGCAAGTCCACCACCGTCAAGACCGTGGTCGGCTCGGTGCCGCTGCGCGCGGGCACGCTGGAGCTGTTCGGCACCCCGGCCGCCCGCTTCCGCGACTGGCGGCGCATCGGCTACGTGCCGCAGCGCACCACCGCCGCGGCCGGCGTGCCCGCCTCGGTACGGGAGGTGGTGGCCACCGGACGCCTCTCCCGCCACCGGCTGCGCCCGCTGCGCCGCGCCGACAAGGCGGCGGTGGAGGCCGCCCTGGCCGCGGTCGGCATGGCGGACCGGGCCCGGGACGGGGTGGCCGACCTCTCCGGCGGCCAGCAGCAGCGGGTGCTGATCGCCCGCGCGCTGGCCGGCGGACCCGACCTGCTGATCATGGACGAGCCGATGGCCGGCGTCGACCTGGCCAGCCAGCGGGTGCTGGCGGACACGCTGCGCGCCGAGGTCGCCCGCGGCGCCTCCGTCCTGCTGGTGCTCCACGAACTCGGGCCGCTGCAGCCGCTGATCGACCGCGCGGTCGTGCTGCGCGACGGCCGCGTCGTCCACGACGGCCCGCCGCCCGCCGCCGGCCCGGTGGCCGGCGAGGAGCACTGCCACACCGAAACCGAACCGGCGCCCGGCGCCACCATCGTCACGGGACCGCTGACATGA
- a CDS encoding metal ABC transporter permease, translating to MNLLSYDFMQRALLAAVLIGVTAPAVGIYLVQRRQALMGDGIGHVALTGVGLGFVFHTSPVWMAVLVCVAGAVVMEVIRSRGNQRGDIALAMLFYGGMACGKLLVSVSANGGGGGNLESYLWGSILTVAPADLVAIVVLGAFAVAVTLGLRRQLFAVCQDEEFARVTGVPVRLLNLLLAVTAAVTVTVAMRVVGLLLVSALMVVPVAAAQQLTRSFAATQALSVAVGVVVALAGVTGSYYVDVPSGPAIVLLAIAVFAGCTALAAPLARRTARRRAAGTERPRRPDDSAPTEPGPALAQ from the coding sequence ATGAACCTCCTCTCCTACGACTTCATGCAGCGCGCGCTGCTGGCCGCGGTGCTCATCGGGGTCACCGCCCCGGCCGTCGGCATCTACCTGGTCCAGCGCCGCCAGGCGCTGATGGGCGACGGCATCGGCCATGTCGCCCTCACCGGCGTGGGCCTGGGCTTCGTCTTCCACACCAGCCCGGTGTGGATGGCGGTGCTGGTGTGCGTGGCGGGCGCGGTGGTCATGGAGGTCATCCGCTCACGCGGCAACCAGCGCGGCGACATCGCGCTGGCCATGCTCTTCTACGGCGGCATGGCCTGCGGCAAGCTGCTGGTCAGCGTCTCGGCCAACGGCGGGGGCGGCGGCAACCTGGAGTCCTACCTGTGGGGCTCCATCCTCACCGTGGCCCCGGCCGACCTGGTGGCCATCGTGGTGCTGGGCGCCTTCGCGGTGGCGGTCACCCTCGGGCTGCGGCGCCAGCTCTTCGCGGTCTGCCAGGACGAGGAGTTCGCCCGGGTCACCGGGGTGCCGGTGCGCCTGCTCAACCTGCTGCTGGCGGTCACCGCGGCGGTCACCGTGACGGTGGCGATGCGGGTGGTCGGGCTGCTGCTGGTCAGCGCGCTGATGGTGGTGCCGGTGGCGGCGGCCCAGCAGCTGACCCGGTCGTTCGCGGCCACCCAGGCGCTCTCGGTGGCCGTCGGCGTGGTGGTGGCGCTGGCCGGGGTCACCGGCTCGTACTACGTGGACGTGCCCTCCGGGCCGGCCATCGTGCTGCTGGCCATCGCCGTCTTCGCCGGGTGCACCGCGCTGGCCGCGCCGCTGGCCCGCCGGACGGCCCGCCGCCGCGCGGCCGGAACGGAGCGCCCGCGGCGCCCCGACGACTCGGCGCCGACCGAGCCGGGCCCCGCGCTGGCACAATAG
- a CDS encoding Fur family transcriptional regulator produces MATAKPPVQGRATRQRAAVSAALNEVDEFRSAQELHDLLRHRGDSVGLTTVYRTLQSLADAGEVDVLRTSEGEAVYRRCSSGHHHHLVCRGCGKAVEVAGPAVERWADAVAAEHGYVDVDHTIEIFGTCAECAAARAEG; encoded by the coding sequence GTGGCCACCGCCAAGCCGCCCGTACAGGGCCGCGCCACCCGGCAGCGGGCCGCAGTGTCGGCCGCGCTCAACGAGGTCGACGAGTTCCGCAGCGCGCAGGAGCTCCACGACCTGCTGCGGCACCGTGGCGACTCGGTGGGGCTGACCACCGTCTACCGCACCCTGCAGTCGCTCGCCGACGCCGGCGAGGTCGACGTGTTGCGCACCAGCGAGGGCGAGGCGGTCTACCGCCGGTGCAGCAGCGGCCACCACCACCACCTGGTCTGCCGCGGCTGCGGCAAGGCGGTCGAGGTGGCCGGGCCGGCCGTGGAGCGGTGGGCCGACGCCGTCGCCGCCGAGCACGGCTACGTGGACGTCGACCACACCATCGAGATCTTCGGCACCTGCGCGGAGTGCGCCGCGGCCCGCGCCGAGGGGTGA
- a CDS encoding isoprenyl transferase: MARRGILGRNRREYRVPDPHPSGARPPKIPAELVPNHVAVVMDGNGRWAKQRGLPRTEGHKVGEGVVLDVLAGCIEMGVKNLSLYAFSTENWKRSPEEVRFLMNFNRDVIRRRRDEMDELGIRIRWTGRMPKLWKSVVEELKIAQEQTKNNDVMTLYFCVNYGGRAEIADAAAAIAADVRAGRLDPSKVNEKTFAKYLYYPDMPDVDLFVRPSGEQRTSNYLLWQSAYAEMVFQDVLWPDFDRRDLWRACLEYASRDRRFGGALPNEAGAGS, encoded by the coding sequence ATGGCACGTCGTGGGATCCTCGGCCGCAACCGCCGCGAGTACCGCGTCCCGGATCCGCACCCCTCCGGCGCCCGCCCGCCGAAGATCCCCGCGGAGCTGGTGCCCAACCACGTCGCCGTCGTGATGGACGGCAACGGCCGCTGGGCCAAGCAGCGCGGGCTGCCGCGCACCGAGGGCCACAAGGTGGGCGAGGGCGTGGTCCTCGACGTCCTGGCCGGCTGCATCGAGATGGGCGTCAAGAACCTCTCGCTGTACGCCTTCTCGACGGAGAACTGGAAGCGCTCCCCGGAGGAGGTGCGCTTCCTGATGAACTTCAACCGGGACGTCATCCGCCGCCGCCGGGACGAGATGGACGAGCTGGGCATCCGCATCCGGTGGACCGGCCGGATGCCCAAGCTGTGGAAGTCGGTGGTCGAGGAGCTGAAGATCGCCCAGGAGCAGACGAAGAACAACGACGTGATGACGCTCTACTTCTGCGTCAACTACGGCGGCCGGGCGGAGATCGCCGACGCCGCCGCCGCGATCGCCGCCGACGTGCGGGCCGGGCGGCTGGACCCGTCCAAGGTCAACGAGAAGACCTTCGCCAAGTACCTGTACTACCCGGACATGCCCGACGTCGACCTGTTCGTCCGCCCCTCCGGCGAGCAGCGCACCTCCAACTACCTGCTGTGGCAGTCGGCCTACGCCGAGATGGTCTTCCAGGACGTGCTCTGGCCCGACTTCGACCGCCGTGACCTGTGGCGGGCCTGCCTGGAGTACGCCTCCCGGGACCGGCGGTTCGGCGGCGCGCTGCCCAACGAGGCCGGCGCCGGGAGCTGA